ATGCTACAGCCTGAACATATAGTGTATTAGACATGGTGCTCATGTTATGTGCTTCAAAGGACAGTGTAAAAATTTCCTCTTCCCTCGCTGAGACATAGCTGGGATTTATGATCAACTGGTGATGAAAGTCTTGTAGGACCATCCAATAATCAGTTATCACTCTAATGCAGTGATGTCGAAGTGCACCTTGTGTGGGAATATTTTGACTAAATGTCATAAATAGTACAGAGGGTGTATGGCTTCTTCAGCCACATACCGTAATTAAAAACCTGAAGCTGATAATTATAAGACGTAACTGTCTTCTGTGAGTGAATTGAAATGTCTGTTATCGATCATTATTGCTGATTTCCAACTTGCGTCCCTCATACAACGGGAAAAGCTAGACAACttgtacactgtaaaactttttctttttgtttcttgtagCCGCGACTGCGACGTTGGTGCTGGCAGACAGTGGAGAACATCACAATGCACATCTGGAACATCATcgacaccaccaccaccgccaccacaacTTCCACAGTGATGACACGGTACCTGTGGACCATAGGCAGCGAGTTGATAAGGTTCCTCAGATCATGCACATAATACCTGCTGAACACTCGTCGTACGAAGACACTTTACCACCCTACCACAAGTCCCCCAATTATGCCGTTCCAAACGTGGAGGACGACACACCTTCCGATACATCCAACGACTGTGCTCACGAGCTCAAGCAGCCGTGCCCTGAAGTATGTAGTCTGCTGTTTGAACCAGTGCTCGCTGAGTGCGACGATGGGGAGGAGGTCAAATTCCCCAACTGCTGTGCGCTTCACATGGCAAACTGCAAGAAACACAAAAGTAAGTAGGCCCTATTGCCTATGTTGACAGTTCATCAATAATAAGCTGCGACATCaaggaaataatatttcattttatattgcAGATTGCACTTTATCAGACAAAAAAGAAATCCAGCCGGTCCTCAATCAATACTGAGACCAGTCACTTCAAGACTatgaaactgaagaagctgcagccCAGCCATCCAACACACTTCGACAAATTTGTGATATTACTTTGTTTAGTAATGA
This genomic stretch from Schistocerca cancellata isolate TAMUIC-IGC-003103 chromosome 5, iqSchCanc2.1, whole genome shotgun sequence harbors:
- the LOC126188100 gene encoding uncharacterized protein LOC126188100 isoform X1, which encodes MYAHFAAYNVTAATATLVLADSGEHHNAHLEHHRHHHHRHHNFHSDDTVPVDHRQRVDKVPQIMHIIPAEHSSYEDTLPPYHKSPNYAVPNVEDDTPSDTSNDCAHELKQPCPEVCSLLFEPVLAECDDGEEVKFPNCCALHMANCKKHKNCTLSDKKEIQPVLNQY
- the LOC126188100 gene encoding uncharacterized protein LOC126188100 isoform X2, encoding MRAHLFLITAATATLVLADSGEHHNAHLEHHRHHHHRHHNFHSDDTVPVDHRQRVDKVPQIMHIIPAEHSSYEDTLPPYHKSPNYAVPNVEDDTPSDTSNDCAHELKQPCPEVCSLLFEPVLAECDDGEEVKFPNCCALHMANCKKHKNCTLSDKKEIQPVLNQY